The genomic region GTGTCGGGGAGCTCCTCCTGCCACCGGTCGAGGGCCTCGCCCGCTTGGCTGGCGTTGAACGCAAGCCGCTCGCGAATCTCAAGCCCGCTGACGCGATGGGTGCAGCCGACCATACGGAGGTTCATGCGCAACCTCCGCAGCGCTCAATCGAGTTGGCGGCAAACTCGCGCCGTGGCCGTTGCGTGAAGGCTGACCCTGCCGGTCGCAGATTCGCCGAGGGGAGGGGGGGGTTCTTCTTGGACGCCGGTTTGCCGTGCAGCGCGTCGCCGCCCACGGTAAACGTGGCCAGCGTGAACAACAGAAAGGCGAATGCGGCGACCGTCAGGTAGGCGACCTTCCGGCCTCGTGCGGCGGGGTAGAGCTGGCGAAACCCTTCGGCGACGATCAGCCAGGCGAGCATCGCCAGCAGGCTCATCACGACCGGGTCGGTCCAGGGAACGCCCCGGCGCGCGTCGGGCTGCGACCAGCGGGCGACCACCCCGGTGAAGAACCCCAGGCCCACGAGCACCGCTGCGGCGCCGAGCATGCGGTTGTTGACCCGCTCGAGCCATTCGAGGCTGGGGAGCCGCAGTTCGCCCAAGGGGTGGGCCTTCCGCTTGAGCCGCCAACTTTGCAGCAGGTACATCAGCCCGGCGATAAATCCCAACAGCACGGCGACGCTTCCCAGCATGAGAAGCACCCCGTGGGTGCGGCCCCAGAAACGGGACGCCGCGAACGAGGCGAGCGGCTCGGCGTCGGCGACGAGCGAGGCGCCGATCAAGCTCAGCGTGGCGGGGAGCAGGAACAGGGCGAGCGATCGCTGAGGATAGTAAAACCCCGCGGCCAGCGTGATGCCGGCCAGCAGCCACGCGGCGGCGAGATACCAGTCGTGGGGGCTGGCAAGGGGTCGGACCGGCGCGTCGGCGACCCGCTGGCCCAGGTACCAGGTATGAGCGACCCACCCGGCGGCGGTCGCCAACAGCAACCCGACTCGGCGCCCTGGCACGACGCGCCACGCCCCGGCCCCCTCGATCGCCAGCGCGACCGCGTAACTGGCCGAGAAGCAAAGCATGTTGACGCCGGATGTCATGATGGCGAAGCGTTCGGCTTCGTTGCGGAGAGATGGGGTCGCAAGAGCCGGCAGCCGCGTGGGCGAAACGGGTCTTGCTGGCGACGACCGACGACGGTCCGCGAGCAAGTCCCGGTGTTCCAAGGGCCGCTAGACGCCGTCCTCTCCGTCCAGTCCGTACTGTTTCAGTTTCTTGTGAAGCGTGTTGCGGTTGATCCCTAACCGTGCGGCGGCCTTGATCTGCACATTGTCGCACGCCGCCATCACTTGGGCGATGACCTCCCGCTCGACCCGGTCGACGATCTGGGCGTGGACGTCCTCGGCCGCGTCAGGGGCGTCGGCCAGCCCGCGACTGACCAATTCCTCGGTCAATTCGGCGAGATTCATCACCCGCGGGCCGACGCTGCGGGGCTGCTTTCCGCTGATCACCGCCTCGGGCAGCAGGTCGCATGTCAGCTCGTCCCCCGCGGCCATGACGACCGCCCGCTCGACGTAGTTCTGCAGCTCGCGCACGTTCCCCGGCCAGGCGTACCGCTGCATCGCCTCGAGGGCCTTGGGATCGATGTGGGTCACGTAGCGGTCGTTCTTCTCATTGTAGAAGTTCAGGAAGTAGCTCACCAACAGCGGGATGTCTTCGGTCCGTTGCCGCAGCGGCGGCAGATAGATCGGCACGACGTTGAGCCGGTAGAACAAGTCCTCGCGAAATTGGCCGTCGGCGGCCAGATCGAGCAAGTCGCGGTTGCTGGCGGCGATGACCCGGGTGTCGACTCGCACGGTCTTCGTGTCGCCGACCCGTTCGAACTCTCGCTCTTGGAGCACTCGCAAGAGCTTCACTTGCAGGTGCAGCGTGGTCGAGTTGATCTCGTCGAGAAAGATCGTCCCCTGGTGGGCCGCCTCGAACCGTCCGGTGCGGTTGTCGATGGCCCCGGTGAAGGCGCCCCGCACGTGGCCGAACAGCTCGCTTTCGAGCAAGCTCTCGCTGAGGGCCCCGCAGTTGACGCGGACGAAGGGGCGATCGCGGCGCCGGCTGTGAGCGTGGATCGCGTGGGCGATCAGCTCCTTGCCGGTTCCCGTTTCGCCCAACAGCAACACCGAGGCGCTGGAGCGGGCGACTTGCCGGGTGATGCGGTAGACCTGCTTCATCGCCTCGCCGCCGCCGATGATCCCCGGCAGCGGGGCGTCTGCATCGACGGCAGGCAACGGGGCGAGGGCCATAGGACGCAACGAAATCGGAAAGGGCGGGGCGGGATCGTTCCGCGAGCCGGGGCGTCCTCGCTCCCGGCGCTTGGCGGTCAACTCCGCGGGCTTACGCCGCGCGGCTCGAGTCAGGGTTCAACCTTGGCGACTGCTCGCTACTTGCGTTCGATCAAATCCAGGATGCGGCCGAGAATTTCCTGCGTCTCGGGCTCGGCTGTTTCGCTGGCGTTGTAGCGGTCGTACTGCAGCAGGACCTGGGCGCGGTTCAATTGGAGCGGGTGAGCCGCGAGGTTCTTCGCCAGGGCGTCGACCGCCGCGGTGCGGGCGGCGCTCGGCAACGCGGCGTTGCTGGCCGCCTCGACAAGAGCTGCCTGCGAATCGCGCGTGCCGATCCGTTCCAACACCAAGAGCGCCGGGGCGGTCAGGTCGGTCGTCAACAGCAGCCGTTCGGCGATCTTCGCCTCGCGAGCCAATTCGCCGTAGGGAACGCCGGCGGCCAGCCGCTCGGCGAGCCACTTCAGGGCCTGGGCCGCCTGGGCTTCTCGCTGCTCCTCGGGGGGAAGCGGCTCGGCCATTTCGCTCGCCTCGTCGGCGATCGCCTTCATCCCCGCCGCATCCACGGGGCGCAGGATCGCCAGGGCGCGCCCGTCGGCAGCAGCCCACCGTTCGGCATCGGCGAGTCGGTAAATGCTCGACAGCACCGCGACCGGCACGTGCCGCGCCGACGGATGGGTGCGAAGTTGATACATCAGCTCGCCCACGCCCGGGGAGCCGAGGTCGCTGTCGAACACGACCAAGGCTAAGCGGCCCGCGAAACGCGGTTCGATCGCCAGCCGCACCGCGTCGAGTCCCGTCTGCAGCGGTTCGGCGTCGTATCCGGCCCCGCGGAGTTGCCCGGCCCAGATTGTGGCGAGTCCCAGCCTTGACGAGGCGACGATCGCCGCCGGTCGCCCGCCTCCCGCGGCGAATTGCCACAGCGCCTCGCTCACGTAGCTGGCCCCGGCAAAAGAAGCGGGAGGGTTGATCGCCATGATCGCTTCGAGCGCCGCATATCGCAGCGCCCGCCGCGGACTGGCGGCCGCCGCGGCCAGGGGACTCGGCCGTCCGTCGGCAGTCACCAGCGCCGCGAAATCTTTCCGCCGTCCGAGTTCGGCCGCGATCTGAATCGCCGCGGCGTAGTGTTCGCGGTGGACCGCCTCGGCCAACAGCTCGCTGGCCTCGGCCGTCGACAGGCGTTCGATCGCCCGCAGCGTTGCCGCGGGCGGCTTCTCGCCGAGCAGTGCGGCCCGTTCGAGTCGGCAACTGGCGAGCTGTCGCTTCAGTTCGGGATCGAGCGCCTCGGCTGCCTCCGCGGCCTCGAGCAGCCGCGCCCCGGCGAGCACTTTGAGCTCGTCGGCCGAAGCCTGCCGGCTGGCGAGCTGCTTGGTCTGGCGGTTCCACGACCACCAAGTCGTTCGTCCCTCGGCGTCGAGCGACGCGAGCGGTGCGCCGGCGTGGAGCTCGGCAAGCCGGCGACGCACGGCCGCGGCCACCTCGGCGGGGGTTGACGGGGCGAGCCCGCGACGAGCGATCATTGCCCGCACGGCGGCGCCGGCCGCGGTCGGCGGTTCCGCAGCGCTGAGCGCGGCCAGCCACAACGCGGCCTCGCTGACGTTCAGTTGCACGGCCAGATCCGCCAGATCGCGTTGGAATTGCCCGCTCCCCTCGGCCAGCCCGGCGACCAACGGGCCATCGAGCGCCGGGCGCATTTCGCCCAGGGTCTGCAGGATCGAGCGTCGGATCGACTCGTCCTCGGTCTCTGCGAGCGTCGTCAGCAAGGCGGCGATTGCCGCCTCGCCCCGGCCGCGGAGGTCGATCATCGCAGCGCTGCGGGTCGCTTGGTCGTTTGATTTGAGTTCCGTGACGAGTTCGGCGATCCGTCGCGGGTCGCGCGCCTGTTCGGCTGCATCGTCGAGGCATCCCTGGGCGAAATTCCGCGCCCCGGCGAACGCGGAGTCTCCCGGGCGATCAAGCCGGATCAACTTCAGAAACGGGGCGAGGCCGAACTCGCGGACCAGCTCCGCCCGGGCGTCGGCGTCCAGATTCTCCTGGAGCAGTTCGGGCAGCACCTGGGCCGCCGCGGCCGGGGCTCCCAGATCGAGCAGCGTGATCACGGCCCGCAGCTTGCCCGCGGCGGTCGAGCGATCGAGGTCCAATGCCGCCGCCACGGCCGGGCTCGCGTCGGCCATTTCAGCGAGCGACGGCGACGCGGGAGGGGTTTGGGCGCGAGCGGCTGGGGTCGCGGCCAAGACGATCGCGAGGGAAAGAAGCACGAAATTCACGACGCAGCGACCCCTGTCGCAAATTCGTTTTGGTGCGTCGAATTTCGGAATTCGAATCTTGAGTTTTATCATCACCGCCCCCAGAAACTGCTCCGCCGCCGCCCGCCCTCTCGGCCGCGTCAATCCAATTCCAAGCGTTGCCGCCAGGCGGCGACCTGCTCGGCGACGAGCTTCGGGGCCGTCGAGCCTTCGCTCACGAACGCGGCGATCGCCCGTTCGCAGCCCAGCACGTCCGTCACGCTCGCGTCGAGCGCCGGGTGAGCCGCGGCGAACTCCTCAGCCGGCAATTCGGCCAGCGGCACGCCCCGCTTCATCGCGATTCCGACCAGCTTGCCGATGATCTCGTGGGCGGTCCGTTGCGGCACGTCGCGGGCGATGAGCAGCTCCATGAGCGTCGTGGCGTCGAGGTACCCCAGTTCGAGCCGGTCGGCGATCGCCTCGCGGTTCAGCTCGGCCCCGGCCGCCACCGCGGCAGCCAGCGTCAAGCACGCCTCGACCGTGTCGGCCGAATCGAACACCCGCTGCTTGTCTTCTTGCAGGTCGCGGTTGTAGGCCAAGGGAAGGCCCTTGACCAGCACCAAGAGGGCCTGCAGATTGCCCACCACCCGGGCCGTCTTGCCCCGGATCAGCTCGAGTACGTCGGGGTTGATTTTCTGCGGCATGATCGACGAGCCGGTGCAAAACGCCTGCGGAAGCCGCAGGAACCGGAACTCGACGGTCGACCACAGGATCCATTCTTCAGCCAGGGTGCTGAGGTGCTCGGCGACCAGCGTCAGGACGAAGGCGAACTCGATCGCGAAGTCGCGGTCGCTGGAACTGTCGATGCTGTTGGCCACAAGTCCCTCGAAGCCCAGGGCCTCGGCCACTTGCCGGCGGTCGATCGGCACGGTGGTGCCGGCCAGGGCGGCGGTTCCCAGGGGGAGCAGGTTCACGCGGCGGCGGCAGTCGGCCAATCGCTGGCGGTCCCGCTCGAACTTCTCCGCGTAGGCGAGCCAGTAGTGGTTGGCCAGCACCGGCTGGGCCCGTTGCAGATGGGTGTAGCCCGGCAGAATGACCCCGGCGTCGTGCTCGCATCGCCCGACGAACGCTCGTTGCAGGTTGGCCAGCAGGCGGTCAGTCCGGTCGATCGCCTCGCGGATCCAAAGCCGGAAGTCGGTCGAGACCTGATCGTTGCGGCTGCGGCCGGTGTGGAGCTTGCGGCCGACGTCGCCGATCCGCTCGACGAGCGCCCGCTCGATGTTCATGTGGACGTCTTCCAGCTCCTGGCGGAAGACGAAGGCGCCGGCTTCGATGTCGTCGTGGATCGCGGTCAGGCCGGCGACGATCTGCTCGACCTCGTCGGCTGACAGGACCCCGACCGACGCGAGCATCTGGGCGTGGGCGATCGAGCCGGCGACGTCCTGGGCGTACAGCCGGGCGTCAAAGCTCACGCTCTCGGTGAACTTCTCGACGAGTTTTACGGCGGCGGGGTCCGAATCCCCATCGAACACGCCGCCCCATGGTTTCTTGGACACGCTCGCTCTTGCGCCTGTGGGCAAATGTGCAGAAATCGGCAACCCCTTTACGGTAAACAGCTTACGGCTGGGGGTCAATGAGCAGCGGGCAGGAGACGCTTAAGAAATAGGCAGCCCGCAACCTCGCCCGGCCGGCGTGGATGGGGTCGCGACAAAGAGGGGACCCAGCCACGCTCCGTTCGCCAAAGATTCCCCGCGCAGAAGCGAATACAATGCCAGCAGCGACTTCGCCCCCAGGCGAACAACCCACGGCTCCGGGAGGGCCGAACCATGGATTCCATTTTCGCCCTGCCGTCCCCGTTCACCATGGTCGTGCTGATCGTGGCCGTGGTGATGGGCGCGCAGGTGATCTCCGCGGCGGTCGCCCAGATTCGTCGCGGGTTGGGTCACTACCTCGACCTGCAGTTCAAGCGCGAGATGATCGAACGGGGTTTGTCGATCGACGAGATCGAACGGCTGGTGCAGGTCCGCAGCCACTCGCTGCGCGAATCCACGGCGACCGACGAATTCGCCCCGCAGCCTCGTCACGGGAGCTAAGTCGACCATGATCACGCAGTCGCTGCTCTTGGCCCAGGAGGCGTACGACGCCGCCGCGGTCGGGGGTTGGTTCACCGACATTGACGCTTCGCAGCGGTTCGTCCTGACGATCGTCGCCCTGGGGTGCGCCACCGGGGTGCTGATCACCCTGGGGTGCGTCGCCGCGGCGATGTGGAACTCAGCCCATCGCCGGCGGATCGAGGTCGATCTCAAACGCGAGCTGCTCGACCGGGGCATGTCGGCCGACGAGCTTGCCAAGGTCATCGAAGCCGCTCCGCCGCCGGAAGACGGCCTTGGCCGTTGGCTGGCGAGCTGCAGCAAGAACAAGAAGTAAGCAGATCGAGCAGGTTCCGCGCTGATCCAGGAGCTCGCAGCGTTAGGTGAACAGCCGCTGCTGCCGCGTCGGGCGCCACTCGGGGAGCCAGTCGAGCGGCGGGAGGGTCGGCTCCTCGGCCTCGATCGCCAGGCGTACGCGGTCGAACACTCGGCACGGCCAAGCGTTCAGCCGGCGCTCGACCAACTCGGCGGGCGCCGCCAGTTGGGTTGCCAGCCGATTGCGGATCTCGCGCAAGGCGAGTTCCAACGCGGAGACGCCCCGCGCCGCGACGAGGTCGCGATACGCTTGCTCGGCCGCGGCGCTGACCGCCCGACTGGGGAGCAGCATCGCCAGGGCGAACTGCTCGCAGGGGCGTCGCGAGCCCTCGGCTCGTGCAAGCTCGGCGGCCTCGATCAGAGTGTCGGCAAGCGCCGCGGGGGCGACGGTGGCGGCCAAGAGCAAGCGGTACTGCGCCGCCGGGCGGACGTCGGCCGGGATGCGGTCGACGACCAGGGCGAGCCCGCCTCCCGCGCGGCGCACCGCACACGCCCCGACGCTGAACCGCGGCAAGAGCCCCGGCACGACGATGATCTGCCAGCCGAAGTCTTCGAGCGCCGCCTCGACGTCGACCGGCTCGACCCCCGCAGCGTGCCCGCGACGACCGAGCGTGCGACGGGCGCGCCACTCGATCGACAATTCGGTGAGCGGCAGCGGGTCGAGCGCCTCGTGAGTCTCGTCCCGGGCGCACTCCCCTTCGCCCATCTTGGCGTCGGCGGCGACGCCGAGGAACCGCCGCAAGTCGTCGACGTCCCCTTCCTCGAGCGGCGCTTCGGCCGCAGAGTTCCACCACAACAGGGCGTCGTCGTGCGCGAGCGCCGGACCGCTCGCGTCAGCGTCGCGACGACGACCGGCTCGGGCCTTGGAACGGCGCTCGTCGTCGGCCGCGTCGAGCAGTTGCTCGTACTCTGGGGCGTCGCACGGCACGCCGAGCGCTCGGGCCACGCGGGCCAGGATCGCCGGATCGCGCCACGGCCCCCGCTGGCCGTTCTCGATTGCGCTGACGACCGAGGTGCGCTGATCGATCAAGGTCGCAAACGTGCGCAACCCCAGCCCCGCGCCGCGACGCCAACGACAAAGCTGGAGGCCGAAATCGGACATGACGATGACAGGAGAGCGAGTAGCCCGCAGCCGGGGAGTCCCCCGCGGCAGGCCCGCCATGATACCCGACGTCGCGGCGAAAAAGGATCCGCTCTCGAGCCGGGAAGCGTCAGCTCCCGGAGTCAACGTTGTCGCGCGCTCCGGGAGCTGACGCTTCCCGGCTCGGGGGGGCCTCGAATCGATCGCCGCTAGCTGAGCAGCAGGCGCAGGTCGTCGGCGGTGAGGGCGGACAGCAGGCTCTTGTCGCCCGACACGATTGCGTCAGCCAATTCGCGTTTGTGTTCCTGGAGTTGCAGGATCTTTTCCTCGACCGTGTCGCGGGCGATCAGCCGATAGGCGAAGACGGGCCGCTGCTGACCGATACGATGAGCCCGATCGATCGCCTGGGCCTCGACCGCCGGGTTCCACCACGGGTCGAGCAGGAACACGTAGTCTGCAGCCGTGAGATTGAGCCCGCAGCCGCCAGCCTTGAGGCTGATGAGAAACAACGGGCACGCGGGGTCGTTCTGGAATCGATCGACCCGTTCTTGCCGATTGCGCGTGCGACCGTCGAGGTATTCGTAGGGAGTCCCGTCGGCGTCGAGTCGCTGGCGGACGATCGCCAACAAGCTGGTGAACTGCGAGAAGACGAGCGCCTTGTGTCCTTCGTCGGCGATCTCGGCGAGTTGTTCGTGAAGGGCGTCGAGCTTGGCGCTCGGCTTGGCGACGAGCTTCTTGTCGACGAGCCCGGCGTGGCACGCCGTTTGTCGCAGACGAAGCAGGGCTTCGAGGACCTGCATCTTGGACTGGTTGAGACCCTTGTCTTCGATCCGGTTCAAGAGTGCGCCGCGGTAGTAGTCTCGCAGTTCGTCGTACCGTTTGCGGTCGGCGGGGAGCAGGTCGCAATAGAGGGTCTGTTCGGTCTTCTCGGGCAGGTCCTTGAGCACCTGTTGCTTGGTGCGGCGGAGGATAAACGGGGCGAGCCCGCGCCGCAGCGGTTCGAGGGCGTCGGCCGTGTCGGCTTGCCGACGGGCCAAGTCTTTGAACGCGCCCGCGCGCCCCAGCATGCCGGGGTTGAGGAACTCGAACAACGACCACAACTCGCCCAAGTGATTTTCGACGGGGGTGCCGGTGAGCGCCAGCCGATGATTGGCCCGCAGCAGGCGAACCGACTTGGCCGTGATCGAGGAGTCGTTTTTGATCGCCTGGGCCTCGTCGAGCACGACATAGTCGAACGGCTGGCGTTGGAGATCCTCGATGTCGCGTCGCAGCGTGCCGTAGGTCGTCACCACCAGGTCGACGTCGGCGAGCGTTTCGGTCGCGTCGCGTCGTTCTTTGCCGACGTAGGCGAGCGTTTTGAGCCGGGGGGTGAAGCGTTTGGCCTCGAGCAGCCAGTTGAACACCAGGGTCTTGGGCGCCACGACCAGCGCGGGGAGCTTGTTCTTGTTCGCCGCGGGCGAGGTTTTGCGGGCTTGGAGATGGGCGAGCAGTTGGATCGTTTTGCCGAGCCCCATATCGTCGGCCAAGCAGCCCCCCAGCCCGAAGTCGGCCAGGAACTTGAGCCACCCGATCCCTTCTTGCTGGTACGGGCGCAGCTCTCCCTGAAAGCCGCGCGGGGCGACGGCCGGCGCGATGCCGCGGAAGGTCGCCAACCGGTCGCGAACTTTGCGGAACTGCGCGTCGAGGGCCAGCTCGATTTCCCCGGCCCGCTCTTCCAGCAGCGTATCGAGGATGAGGGCCTGCGAGGCTCGGAACCGCAGTTGGTCGCCCTCGATCTGCGCCAGCTCGGCCAGCGGGGCGAACCGCTTCAGCCACTCTTCCGGCAACAGCCCGTGCGTGCCGTCGTCGAGCCGGACGAAGCGATCCTGATTTCGCGCCGCCGCCAACAGCGCGGGGAGCGTCGCGGAGACGCCGTCGAAGTCGACCCGGGCGTCGACGTCGAACCAGTCGACGCCGCTGGCGACCGACAGCTTGAACTGGCCGGCTTGGCGGATTCGCACGCCTTGGGCCTCGATGTGCCAGCCTTCGCCGGCGAGAGTCTGGACGAGCGAACTGAAATGCTTCCTGGGGAACGCAAACGGCGCGGGGGGGCCCGGGTAGTAATTCTTCGGGGCGAGGCCGAATCCCCAATCGTCGAGTCGCGTCAGGGCTTGGACCTCGCTGCGGCGATCGCGGAGATGCACCGACTCGGCGTTCTCGCCGAGCAGAACGCTGGTCGGGTCGTCGAGGGCCAGTACGTTGTCGCCGTATTGAAACGCAACGTCGGCGAACAAGCGACTGTCGTCTTTGCGGGGGTTGCGGCGACTGTCGGAATCGGGTTCCACGATGCGCAGCACGGGTCGAGGGGCAAGCTCCTCGCAGGGGACCTGAAGATTGGGCGGCAGCAGCGCCGTCGCGGCGGCGCCGTAGCCCCAGAGATTGCCGATTAGCGACTCACGATCCTTGTACGGGACTTCGACCGGGCCGATCTTGCGGAGCATGGTCAGCCAGCGCCAGTCGCAGCCTTCCTGCAGGCGGGCCAGCGTGTCCGGCCAGACGACGATTCCCGACGAGAGCAGAAGCACAGGGTCGTCGATCGTGCGGGTCTCCTCGTCGCGGATGAACTCGCCCCGGACGAGCCATTGTTTTTTCTTCGGCCGGTCGTCGACGACCAGCCGGAACTGCCACGCCGGGCCGGGCTCCCATGCCAACGGACGCGGCGGATCGGCCTGGGACGCGTCGCTCAAGACCCAGCCGAAACGACCAGTCGCGCACAACTCGGGGAGCAGCACCTCGTGCAACGCAGGAATGATTTCAATTTGCGACGCGGCGTCGTTGAGGAGGGCGTGGAGCGGAATCGAATAGGAGCCGTAGCCGTAGGACGTTCCGGCGTAGTTGCCGAGCGCCAGCGCGAGCAGTCGCTGGTCCTCGGGGGAGAATGCCGGATCAGGGCGGCGGCCGGCCTTGAGCTGCCTCGGCTTGCTCCACTGGCTGTTCTTTTTTCGATCTTGCTGATAGAGATGGACGACCAACGCCCCGGCCGTGTGCGACTGCCCGACGTCGAGTACGAACAGGGCTTGGCGCGGTTTGGACAAGGCGCGATCGCCCTGCACCGGAGCGAGCGATGCGGGGACCGGAAACGAAGCGAGTTGCACGTCCCACGAACGGGACGAGGCGGCTTTCGCGGGACGTCTTGCCGACTTCGTTCGCGAGTCGCCCTGAGACCGGGCGAATTCCAACGCGGAATCGAATGCGTCCTCAACATCGTCGTCGTCAAAGTCGTGAAGCAAGCCGCCGCGTATGCGGAACTCCCCGGTCTCCCAGCCTTCTCGTTCCAGCGTCAGCAGCGTCGCCCAAATGTGTTTGCAGAACGAGCCTTCCCTGTAATGGGGGCAAGTGCACGAGGCGTTCACCCCGTCCTGTCCATCGGAGCAATCGAAGTCGACCTGATACGGCCGGCTGCGAGATCCCTTCACGTTGGCCGTGAAGCCCAGGGGATCGGCGTCGAGGATTTGAACGGCTTCCCGGCGGAAATAGCTTTCCCCATTGCTCCGGGTGGCCGCGGCGAACTGAGACGAGAATTGCTTGGCGACATGCATCGGGAGGATGTCCTTGCCACGGGCGTGTTGCACGTCGGGGGTGGAGCACGCGATCAGTATGGGGGCGACGTCGGCGTCTGCCAACGCCGAACGGGGCGCCGCCGTGAGCGCTCCGCGGGCGATTCGAAGCTTCTTCGCCCCTTGATAACGATTGCGCAAGGGGGGTACGATGGAGCGATTTTACTCGCTGAAATTGCGATCGGAAGGCAGGCGGTTCGGCGCCCCGGGACCGGGGACGCCGGTTCGCGTGACGGTTGGTTGCCGGCGCCTGCACGACTCTCCCCCCTCGCCTCCGACCTCTCCCCTCTCACCCCTTAAGAATTGCCGTGCCGCGTCGCGACGACATCAAGAAGATCCTGCTCATCGGTTCCGGTCCGATCGTCATCGGGCAGGCGTGCGAGTTCGACTACTCCGGCACGCAGGCCTGCAAGGCGCTGCGCGAGGAGGGGTACGAAGTCGTGCTGGTGAACAGCAACCCCGCGACGATCATGACCGACCCGGCCACGGCCGAGCGGACCTATATCGAGCCGCTCACGTGGGAGATCGTCGAGAAGGTGATCGCCAAGGAGCGGCCCGACGCGCTGCTTCCCACGCTCGGCGGGCAGACGGGGCTCAACGTGGCGATGGACCTCGAGCGCCACGGCGTGCTTGCCAAGTACGGCGTCGAAATGATCGGCGCCAAGGCCGACGTCATCGACAAGGCCGAGAGCCGCGAGCGATTCAAGCAGGCAATGGCCAAGATCGGTTTGGACGTGTGCCGGGGAAAGACGGTCAACTCGATGGCCGAGGCGCGGGCGTGGATCGAGGAGATCAGTCTGCCGGCGATCATTCGCCCCAGCTTCACGATGGGGGGGGCGGGGTCGGGGATCGCCTACAACCGGCACGAGTTCGACGAGATGGTCCTCCGCGGGCTCGACCTGTCGCCCGTCAATCAGGTGCTGGTCGAGGAGTCGATCATCGGCTGGAAAGAGTACGAGATGGAGGTGGTGCGCGACGTCGACGACAACGTCGTGATCATTTGCTCGATCGAAAACTTCGATCCGATGGGGGTCCATACGGGCGATTCGATCACCGTGGCCCCGGCGCAAACGCTCACCGACAAGGAATACCAGCGGATGCGCGACGCGAGTCTCGCGGTGATTCGCGAGATCGGCGTCGAGACCGGCGGGTCGAACATCCAATTCGCGATCAATCCCGACAACGGCCGAATGATCGTCATCGAGATGAATCCGCGGGTGAGTCGCTCGAGCGCCCTGGCGTCGAAGGCCACGGGCTTTCCGATCGCCAAAATCGCCGCGAAGCTGGCCGTGGGATATCGGCTGCACGAGTTGCCCAACGACATTACGCGCGAAACGAAGGCCTGCTTCGAGCCGACGATCGACTACGTCGTGACGAAGATGCCGCGGTTCGCGTTTGAGAAGTTCCCCGAGGCCGACGATACGCTGATGACGCAAATGAAAAGCGTCGGCGAGACGATGGCGATCGGCAGCACGTTCAAAGAGTCGTTCCAGAAGGCGCTGCGGGGGTTGGAGATCGGCTGCTTCGGCTTCGGGAGCGACGGCACGGACCTGTGGGGAACCGACCGCCAGCCGACGCGCGAGGAGATCGACGCCAAGCTGTCGCGCCCCTGTCCCGAGCGCATTCACTATCTGCGCTACGCCTTCAAGGACGGAATGACGGTCGACGAGGCGTTCGACCTGACGAAGATCGATCGTTGGTTCCTCGACAATCTTCACGAGATCGTCGAGATGGAGGAAGAGATTCGCGCCGCGGGGAGCCTCGCGGCGACGACCCCCGAATTGTTGCGCACGGCCAAGCGGTTCGGCTTCTCCGATCGGCAGCTCGCGGTCATGCTCGGCTCGAGCGACATGGAGGTCCGCGCAAAGCGAATCGAGTGGGGGATTCTTGCCGCGTTCAAGTCG from Pirellulales bacterium harbors:
- a CDS encoding helix-turn-helix transcriptional regulator, whose protein sequence is MSDFGLQLCRWRRGAGLGLRTFATLIDQRTSVVSAIENGQRGPWRDPAILARVARALGVPCDAPEYEQLLDAADDERRSKARAGRRRDADASGPALAHDDALLWWNSAAEAPLEEGDVDDLRRFLGVAADAKMGEGECARDETHEALDPLPLTELSIEWRARRTLGRRGHAAGVEPVDVEAALEDFGWQIIVVPGLLPRFSVGACAVRRAGGGLALVVDRIPADVRPAAQYRLLLAATVAPAALADTLIEAAELARAEGSRRPCEQFALAMLLPSRAVSAAAEQAYRDLVAARGVSALELALREIRNRLATQLAAPAELVERRLNAWPCRVFDRVRLAIEAEEPTLPPLDWLPEWRPTRQQRLFT
- the argH gene encoding argininosuccinate lyase, whose product is MFDGDSDPAAVKLVEKFTESVSFDARLYAQDVAGSIAHAQMLASVGVLSADEVEQIVAGLTAIHDDIEAGAFVFRQELEDVHMNIERALVERIGDVGRKLHTGRSRNDQVSTDFRLWIREAIDRTDRLLANLQRAFVGRCEHDAGVILPGYTHLQRAQPVLANHYWLAYAEKFERDRQRLADCRRRVNLLPLGTAALAGTTVPIDRRQVAEALGFEGLVANSIDSSSDRDFAIEFAFVLTLVAEHLSTLAEEWILWSTVEFRFLRLPQAFCTGSSIMPQKINPDVLELIRGKTARVVGNLQALLVLVKGLPLAYNRDLQEDKQRVFDSADTVEACLTLAAAVAAGAELNREAIADRLELGYLDATTLMELLIARDVPQRTAHEIIGKLVGIAMKRGVPLAELPAEEFAAAHPALDASVTDVLGCERAIAAFVSEGSTAPKLVAEQVAAWRQRLELD
- a CDS encoding sigma-54-dependent Fis family transcriptional regulator; the encoded protein is MALAPLPAVDADAPLPGIIGGGEAMKQVYRITRQVARSSASVLLLGETGTGKELIAHAIHAHSRRRDRPFVRVNCGALSESLLESELFGHVRGAFTGAIDNRTGRFEAAHQGTIFLDEINSTTLHLQVKLLRVLQEREFERVGDTKTVRVDTRVIAASNRDLLDLAADGQFREDLFYRLNVVPIYLPPLRQRTEDIPLLVSYFLNFYNEKNDRYVTHIDPKALEAMQRYAWPGNVRELQNYVERAVVMAAGDELTCDLLPEAVISGKQPRSVGPRVMNLAELTEELVSRGLADAPDAAEDVHAQIVDRVEREVIAQVMAACDNVQIKAAARLGINRNTLHKKLKQYGLDGEDGV
- a CDS encoding SNF2 helicase associated domain-containing protein, with protein sequence MRNRYQGAKKLRIARGALTAAPRSALADADVAPILIACSTPDVQHARGKDILPMHVAKQFSSQFAAATRSNGESYFRREAVQILDADPLGFTANVKGSRSRPYQVDFDCSDGQDGVNASCTCPHYREGSFCKHIWATLLTLEREGWETGEFRIRGGLLHDFDDDDVEDAFDSALEFARSQGDSRTKSARRPAKAASSRSWDVQLASFPVPASLAPVQGDRALSKPRQALFVLDVGQSHTAGALVVHLYQQDRKKNSQWSKPRQLKAGRRPDPAFSPEDQRLLALALGNYAGTSYGYGSYSIPLHALLNDAASQIEIIPALHEVLLPELCATGRFGWVLSDASQADPPRPLAWEPGPAWQFRLVVDDRPKKKQWLVRGEFIRDEETRTIDDPVLLLSSGIVVWPDTLARLQEGCDWRWLTMLRKIGPVEVPYKDRESLIGNLWGYGAAATALLPPNLQVPCEELAPRPVLRIVEPDSDSRRNPRKDDSRLFADVAFQYGDNVLALDDPTSVLLGENAESVHLRDRRSEVQALTRLDDWGFGLAPKNYYPGPPAPFAFPRKHFSSLVQTLAGEGWHIEAQGVRIRQAGQFKLSVASGVDWFDVDARVDFDGVSATLPALLAAARNQDRFVRLDDGTHGLLPEEWLKRFAPLAELAQIEGDQLRFRASQALILDTLLEERAGEIELALDAQFRKVRDRLATFRGIAPAVAPRGFQGELRPYQQEGIGWLKFLADFGLGGCLADDMGLGKTIQLLAHLQARKTSPAANKNKLPALVVAPKTLVFNWLLEAKRFTPRLKTLAYVGKERRDATETLADVDLVVTTYGTLRRDIEDLQRQPFDYVVLDEAQAIKNDSSITAKSVRLLRANHRLALTGTPVENHLGELWSLFEFLNPGMLGRAGAFKDLARRQADTADALEPLRRGLAPFILRRTKQQVLKDLPEKTEQTLYCDLLPADRKRYDELRDYYRGALLNRIEDKGLNQSKMQVLEALLRLRQTACHAGLVDKKLVAKPSAKLDALHEQLAEIADEGHKALVFSQFTSLLAIVRQRLDADGTPYEYLDGRTRNRQERVDRFQNDPACPLFLISLKAGGCGLNLTAADYVFLLDPWWNPAVEAQAIDRAHRIGQQRPVFAYRLIARDTVEEKILQLQEHKRELADAIVSGDKSLLSALTADDLRLLLS